In one Pempheris klunzingeri isolate RE-2024b chromosome 8, fPemKlu1.hap1, whole genome shotgun sequence genomic region, the following are encoded:
- the prss35 gene encoding inactive serine protease 35, which yields MGPIPLCVLLPVTVLAVVVAVAAEENAGGDEYTWPQWKVPLVRKRRTVPLSTPDFSARAQTELSGTCGIECQRRLPATSLDDLEQFLSYETVYENGTRTYTSVSVQGLNEVTAWSANISSSSRHKREVYGTDTRFTISDKQFSTKYPFSTSVKISTGCSGVLVSPKHVLTAAHCIHDGKEYLDGVQKLRVGILKEKSRRGRGGKGKGGRGKGKRRKGDKGKEEVEEKEENGGKVDRKGKGKGRKSRSRRSAESEKPSFRWTRVKQTQVPKGWFKGVSDGLAADYDYAVLELKKAPKVKHMDLGVIPSLKKLPAGRIHFSGFDDDRPGNLVYRFCSISEESNDLLYQYCDAKPGSSGSGIYIRLKEPGKKKWKRKIIGVFSGHQWVDVNGDGTQQDYNVAVRITPLKYAQICYWVHGDSSECQVA from the coding sequence ATGGGCCCCATACCCCTGTGTGTCCTTCTCCCGGTGACGGTGCTGGCTGTGGTGGTGGCTGTAGCTGCTGAGGAGAATGCAGGCGGCGACGAGTATACCTGGCCACAGTGGAAGGTGCCTCTGGTAAGGAAAAGACGCACTGTGCCTCTCAGCACTCCAGACTTCTCAGCTCGTGCTCAGACAGAGCTGAGTGGGACCTGTGGGATTGAGTGTCAGCGTCGCCTCCCCGCAACTTCCCTAGACGACCTGGAGCAATTCCTGTCCTATGAGACGGTTTATGAGAATGGCACACGTACGTATACCTCAGTTTCTGTGCAGGGCCTCAATGAGGTGACTGCCTGGTCCGCAAACATCTCATCTAGCTCCCGCCACAAACGAGAGGTGTACGGCACAGATACCCGCTTCACCATCTCTGATAAGCAGTTCTCTACCAAATATCCCTTCTCCACCTCTGTGAAGATCTCCACAGGATGCTCTGGCGTTCTCGTGTCACCTAAACATGTGCTGACTGCTGCTCACTGTATCCATGATGGGAAGGAATATCTAGATGGGGTGCAGAAGCTGCGTGTTGGTATTCTGAAGGAGAAGTCCAggcgagggagaggaggcaaAGGGAAAGGAGGGCGAGGAAAGgggaaaaggagaaagggagaCAAGGgtaaagaggaagtggaggaaaaggaagagaatgGTGGGAAAGTGGACCGTAAGGGAAAAGGGAAAGGTAGAAAGAGCCGGAGTCGGCGAAGTGCAGAATCGGAGAAGCCTTCATTTAGGTGGACCAGGGTCAAGCAGACCCAGGTGCCTAAGGGCTGGTTCAAGGGTGTATCTGATGGACTGGCTGCGGATTATGACTACGCCGTTCTGGAATTGAAGAAGGCCCCAAAGGTCAAGCACATGGATCTGGGTGTCATCCCCTCACTCAAGAAGCTCCCTGCCGGAAGGATCCACTTCTCTGGCTTTGATGACGACCGCCCTGGCAACCTGGTTTACCGATTCTGCTCCATCTCTGAGGAGTCCAATGATTTGTTGTACCAATACTGCGATGCAAAACCTGGCTCCAGCGGCTCTGGGATCTACATCCGCCTTAAAGAGCCTGGCAAGAagaagtggaagaggaagatCATTGGGGTTTTCTCCGGTCACCAGTGGGTGGATGTAAACGGGGACGGGACGCAGCAGGATTACAACGTGGCGGTGAGGATAACACCTCTTAAGTATGCCCAGATCTGCTACTGGGTCCACGGAGACTCCAGTGAGTGCCAGGTAGCCTAA